In bacterium 336/3, the following proteins share a genomic window:
- a CDS encoding alpha-L-glutamate ligase: MKIAILSRKSSLYSTRRLVESAKERGHQIEVINHSKCYMVMERENPAVYTGTRLIQDVDAIIPRIGASVTFYGSAVIRQFEMQKVFTTVSSLALIRSRDKLRSLQIMTKAGVDIPKTAFADHSSEIDYLIQQVGGPPVIIKLLEGTQGLGVVLAETQNAAKSVLEAFYGLQANILVQEFIKEAGGADVRAFVVDGKVVASMKRQSKKGDFRSNLHRGGEGKAIELTDQEIEMAEKAAKAMSLPICGVDMLQSQRGPLIIEVNSSPGLEGIEGATKVDIAGKIIEYVERNYQKSHEDKKDKIGL; encoded by the coding sequence ATGAAAATTGCAATACTATCTCGCAAATCCAGTTTATATTCAACACGAAGGCTCGTAGAATCTGCCAAAGAACGAGGGCATCAAATAGAAGTCATCAATCACTCTAAATGCTATATGGTTATGGAGAGGGAAAATCCTGCTGTATATACAGGTACAAGGCTTATTCAAGATGTAGATGCTATTATTCCTCGTATTGGGGCATCTGTTACTTTTTATGGAAGTGCTGTTATCAGACAATTTGAAATGCAAAAGGTATTTACAACTGTGAGTTCTTTGGCTCTTATACGCTCACGTGATAAACTTAGAAGCTTGCAAATTATGACAAAAGCAGGCGTAGATATTCCTAAAACAGCCTTTGCCGACCATTCCAGTGAAATAGATTATTTGATTCAGCAAGTGGGTGGACCACCAGTCATTATCAAACTCTTGGAAGGTACACAGGGTTTGGGTGTTGTACTTGCTGAAACACAAAATGCTGCCAAATCCGTTTTAGAGGCATTTTATGGACTGCAAGCAAATATTTTGGTGCAAGAGTTTATCAAAGAAGCAGGTGGAGCTGATGTGAGAGCTTTTGTTGTAGATGGGAAAGTAGTGGCTTCTATGAAAAGACAAAGTAAAAAAGGCGATTTTAGGTCAAATCTGCATAGAGGGGGAGAAGGCAAAGCCATCGAACTGACTGATCAAGAAATTGAAATGGCAGAAAAAGCGGCTAAGGCTATGAGTCTGCCTATTTGTGGTGTAGATATGCTACAATCTCAAAGAGGACCTCTTATCATAGAAGTAAACTCTTCGCCAGGACTTGAAGGTATTGAAGGAGCTACAAAAGTAGATATTGCAGGAAAAATTATAGAATATGTAGAAAGGAACTATCAAAAAAGCCATGAAGATAAAAAAGATAAAATAGGACTATAA
- the gltA gene encoding type II citrate synthase (type II enzyme; in Escherichia coli this enzyme forms a trimer of dimers which is allosterically inhibited by NADH and competitively inhibited by alpha-ketoglutarate; allosteric inhibition is lost when Cys206 is chemically modified which also affects hexamer formation; forms oxaloacetate and acetyl-CoA and water from citrate and coenzyme A; functions in TCA cycle, glyoxylate cycle and respiration; enzyme from Helicobacter pylori is not inhibited by NADH) — protein sequence MSENKEFAELHAEGKVYKLPIIRGSEDEKAIDIGKLRDESGFITLDSGYKNTGATKSAITFLDGEEGILRYRGYPIEQLAEHSTFLEVAYLLIYGYLPKKEELTKFTDEIRTHTMVNEDMRKIFDGFPVNAHPMGVLSALVTSLSAFYPKAVGMDIKDKQYLDLTIIRIIAKLPTIATWSYKNSQGHPLNYPKNSLDYCSNFLHMMFSLPVENYEVNPVVAKALDKLLILHADHEQNCSASTVRLVGSSHAGLYSSIAAGIDALWGPLHGGANQEVIEMLQEIHAEGGNVKSFVEKAKDKNSGFRLMGFGHRVYKNFDPRAKIIKKAADDVLKSLNVKDPLLDIAMELEHAALNDQYFVDRKLYPNVDFYSGIIYKALGIPVNMFTVMFALGRLPGWIAQWLEMRQNGEPIGRPRQVYVGEKVRDYIPVEKR from the coding sequence ATGTCAGAAAACAAAGAATTTGCAGAATTACACGCCGAAGGTAAAGTTTACAAATTACCAATTATTAGAGGTTCTGAAGATGAAAAAGCCATTGATATTGGTAAACTTCGCGATGAATCTGGTTTTATTACACTAGACAGTGGTTACAAAAATACAGGTGCTACAAAAAGTGCTATCACTTTCTTAGATGGAGAAGAAGGTATATTGAGATATAGAGGCTATCCAATTGAGCAACTTGCAGAACACTCTACGTTTTTGGAAGTTGCCTATTTATTGATTTATGGATATTTACCTAAAAAAGAAGAATTAACTAAATTTACTGACGAAATCAGAACGCATACAATGGTTAATGAAGATATGCGTAAAATTTTTGATGGTTTCCCCGTAAATGCTCATCCTATGGGTGTACTCTCTGCCTTGGTAACTTCATTATCAGCATTTTACCCAAAAGCGGTAGGGATGGATATCAAAGATAAACAATATCTTGACCTTACCATTATTCGTATTATTGCTAAATTACCAACCATTGCTACATGGTCTTATAAAAACTCTCAAGGACATCCACTTAATTACCCAAAAAATAGCCTTGACTATTGCTCTAACTTTTTACACATGATGTTTAGTTTGCCTGTAGAAAATTATGAGGTGAACCCAGTTGTAGCAAAAGCTCTTGATAAATTATTAATTCTTCATGCTGACCATGAACAAAACTGCTCAGCTTCAACAGTACGCTTAGTAGGTTCTTCGCATGCAGGTTTATACTCTTCTATTGCAGCTGGTATTGATGCCCTTTGGGGACCTTTGCATGGTGGTGCAAATCAAGAGGTAATTGAAATGCTTCAAGAAATACATGCTGAGGGAGGCAATGTGAAATCGTTTGTTGAAAAAGCGAAAGATAAAAATAGTGGCTTCCGTTTGATGGGCTTTGGACATAGAGTTTACAAGAACTTTGATCCTCGTGCCAAAATCATCAAGAAAGCAGCAGATGATGTACTAAAATCTTTGAATGTAAAAGATCCTCTGTTAGATATTGCAATGGAACTTGAACACGCAGCTCTTAATGACCAATATTTTGTAGACAGAAAACTATATCCAAATGTGGATTTCTATTCTGGTATTATTTACAAAGCTTTGGGTATTCCTGTAAATATGTTTACAGTAATGTTTGCATTGGGACGCTTACCAGGTTGGATTGCTCAGTGGCTTGAAATGAGGCAAAATGGAGAGCCTATTGGCAGACCTCGTCAAGTGTATGTAGGCGAAAAAGTAAGAGATTACATTCCTGTAGAAAAAAGATAA
- a CDS encoding amidohydrolase translates to MNKILSVIVALGMATVSFAQQLTPSNGETKHEKNTVYYFKNATIWVDYQTKQENATLLVRNGMIEGVNIPAPKEATVIDLQGKHIYPSFIDMYSDYGMPEVKPAGFSPSPQYETNKKGAFYWNQTVQAEVKAAEIFKADDKKAEELRKLGFGTVLTHQQDGIVRGSGTLVSLHNDKENSLILKNQASGHLALRNGSSRQEFPSSLMGRIALIRQVYLDADWYAQYKGTDKEMNLSLEAFNQMKGLPQIFEANGKLNILRADKIGDEFGKQYIFKGSGDEYQRLDEIKATKGSLIIPLNFPDAYDVEDPLDAVMVSLSEMKHWELASYNAKMLADAGVNFAFTSSDLKNRSSFLAALRKATEVGLDRKIALKALTFTPAQLLGVENQLGSLKKGMIANFIITSKDLFEKDAIMYENWVQGNRHILSDWGLSDIRGIYKLQVGTQNFELFIEGDMVNPSYNIKIATDTNKIAAKAQRNKDLISLSFNPEKNKPANQIRLSGWIKDKTLQGDGQLPDGTPVKWQANFSANAPEKKTPESKKDDKKEEIGKVIYPFVAHGSEQKARQELILIKNTTVWTNEQDGVLQNTDVLLKDGKIAKIGKNLSEKDAKVIDGTGKHLTAGIIDEHSHIALSAVNEGSQSVTAEVRMYDAVNSEDINIYRNLSGGVVAAQLLHGSANSIGGQSALVKLKWGESPEAMRITWADGFIKFALGENVKQANWGDYYTIRFPQSRMGVEQVMVDAFTRAKEYEKAMQDAGKDKKNPKIFRRDLELDALVEILNKKRFITCHSYVQSEINMLMKVAEKFNFKVNTFTHILEGYKVADKMAQHGAAGSTFADWWGYKNEVKESIPFNAALMSRVGVVVAINSDDAEMSRRLNHEAAKAVKYGGISEEEALKMITLNPAKMLHLDSKMGSIKVGKDADVVLWSDNPLSVYAKAEKTIVEGTIYFDIEKDAQAREYIKKERARLTQKMIGAKAGGATSQRPQPRKQHIWHCEDMHEQEEE, encoded by the coding sequence ATGAATAAAATCTTATCTGTGATAGTAGCATTGGGAATGGCTACTGTCAGTTTTGCTCAGCAACTCACACCATCCAATGGTGAAACGAAACATGAAAAAAATACTGTTTACTACTTCAAAAATGCTACTATTTGGGTGGATTACCAAACCAAACAAGAAAATGCAACATTACTTGTTCGCAATGGTATGATAGAAGGAGTAAATATTCCTGCACCTAAAGAGGCTACAGTGATAGATTTACAAGGAAAACATATTTATCCTTCATTCATTGATATGTATTCTGATTATGGAATGCCTGAAGTAAAGCCAGCAGGATTCTCTCCATCCCCACAATACGAAACCAACAAGAAAGGAGCTTTCTATTGGAATCAGACTGTACAAGCAGAAGTAAAAGCAGCAGAAATTTTCAAAGCTGATGATAAAAAAGCAGAAGAACTACGCAAATTAGGTTTTGGAACTGTACTTACACACCAACAAGATGGCATTGTAAGAGGTTCTGGAACGCTTGTAAGCTTACACAATGATAAAGAAAACAGCTTGATTCTAAAAAATCAGGCATCAGGGCATTTGGCATTACGCAATGGTAGCTCTCGTCAAGAGTTTCCAAGCTCTTTGATGGGTAGAATAGCCCTTATTCGTCAGGTGTACTTGGATGCTGACTGGTATGCTCAATATAAAGGTACAGATAAAGAAATGAACTTATCTTTGGAGGCATTTAACCAAATGAAAGGTTTACCTCAAATTTTTGAAGCAAATGGTAAACTTAACATCTTAAGAGCAGATAAAATTGGAGATGAATTCGGAAAGCAGTATATTTTCAAAGGTAGTGGTGATGAGTACCAACGTTTAGATGAAATCAAGGCAACAAAAGGTTCTCTTATTATTCCTCTCAATTTCCCTGATGCTTATGATGTAGAAGACCCTTTGGATGCTGTGATGGTGAGCCTTTCCGAAATGAAACATTGGGAATTAGCTTCTTACAATGCTAAAATGCTTGCAGATGCAGGAGTAAACTTTGCATTTACTTCATCAGATCTAAAAAATCGTTCGTCTTTCCTTGCAGCACTACGCAAAGCAACAGAAGTAGGTTTGGATAGAAAAATTGCTTTAAAAGCTCTTACTTTTACACCAGCTCAACTTTTAGGTGTAGAAAATCAATTAGGAAGTCTTAAAAAAGGTATGATTGCTAATTTTATCATTACATCCAAAGACCTTTTTGAAAAAGATGCTATCATGTACGAAAACTGGGTACAGGGTAATAGACATATTTTATCAGATTGGGGACTCTCTGATATAAGAGGTATTTATAAATTACAAGTTGGGACTCAAAATTTCGAGTTATTCATTGAGGGTGATATGGTGAATCCCAGCTACAATATCAAAATAGCTACTGATACCAACAAAATAGCAGCAAAGGCACAGAGAAATAAAGATTTAATTAGTCTTTCTTTCAATCCTGAAAAAAATAAGCCAGCCAACCAAATCCGTTTGAGTGGTTGGATAAAAGACAAAACTTTGCAAGGCGATGGACAGCTGCCTGATGGGACACCAGTAAAATGGCAAGCTAATTTTTCTGCAAATGCTCCTGAAAAGAAAACTCCAGAATCCAAAAAAGATGATAAAAAGGAAGAAATAGGAAAAGTGATTTATCCTTTTGTAGCTCATGGCTCTGAGCAAAAAGCTCGTCAGGAGTTAATCTTAATTAAAAATACAACTGTTTGGACAAATGAGCAAGATGGCGTTTTACAAAACACAGATGTACTTTTGAAAGATGGAAAAATTGCTAAAATAGGTAAAAACCTTTCAGAAAAAGATGCAAAAGTAATTGATGGGACGGGCAAACACCTAACAGCAGGTATTATTGATGAACACTCACACATTGCACTCAGTGCTGTTAATGAAGGCTCACAGTCTGTAACTGCTGAAGTACGCATGTATGATGCTGTCAATTCAGAAGATATTAATATTTACAGAAACCTTTCTGGTGGTGTGGTAGCTGCTCAATTGTTGCATGGTTCTGCAAATTCTATTGGAGGGCAATCAGCTCTTGTAAAACTTAAATGGGGCGAATCGCCTGAAGCAATGCGTATTACTTGGGCTGATGGATTTATCAAATTTGCATTGGGTGAAAACGTAAAACAAGCAAACTGGGGCGACTATTACACAATCCGCTTCCCTCAGTCACGTATGGGTGTGGAACAAGTAATGGTAGATGCCTTTACAAGAGCCAAAGAATACGAAAAAGCAATGCAAGATGCAGGAAAAGATAAGAAAAACCCTAAAATTTTTAGAAGAGATTTAGAATTGGATGCTTTAGTTGAGATTTTGAATAAAAAACGTTTTATTACTTGTCACTCTTATGTGCAATCTGAAATCAATATGTTGATGAAAGTTGCAGAGAAGTTTAACTTTAAAGTGAATACTTTCACACATATTTTGGAAGGCTATAAAGTAGCTGATAAAATGGCTCAACATGGTGCAGCAGGCTCTACATTTGCAGACTGGTGGGGTTATAAAAATGAGGTAAAGGAATCTATTCCTTTCAATGCAGCCTTAATGAGTAGAGTGGGTGTGGTAGTAGCTATCAACTCTGATGATGCTGAAATGAGTAGAAGACTAAACCACGAAGCTGCCAAGGCAGTAAAATATGGAGGAATTTCAGAAGAAGAAGCTTTAAAAATGATTACACTGAATCCTGCTAAAATGCTTCATTTGGATAGTAAAATGGGAAGTATCAAGGTAGGAAAAGATGCAGATGTGGTTTTATGGTCTGATAATCCTCTTTCTGTATATGCAAAAGCTGAAAAAACAATTGTGGAAGGAACTATTTACTTTGATATTGAAAAAGATGCTCAAGCAAGAGAATATATTAAGAAGGAAAGAGCAAGACTAACACAAAAAATGATAGGTGCAAAAGCTGGAGGGGCTACCTCACAACGTCCTCAGCCTCGTAAACAACATATTTGGCATTGTGAAGATATGCACGAACAAGAAGAAGAATAA
- a CDS encoding phosphoribosylpyrophosphate synthetase, translating to MENYSNLIEAINGLRNEGYNEDFNLKQNCIECRSGQYKIFHDEFHIDKFFRFDGNTDPSEESIIYAISSEKYKLKGILINGYGVTSESLTNEMLEKLK from the coding sequence ATGGAAAATTACAGTAATTTAATAGAAGCCATTAATGGTCTTCGTAATGAAGGTTATAACGAAGATTTTAATCTCAAACAAAATTGCATCGAATGTAGAAGTGGTCAATATAAAATTTTTCATGATGAATTCCATATTGATAAATTCTTTCGTTTTGATGGAAATACGGACCCCTCTGAAGAGAGCATTATTTATGCTATTTCTTCTGAAAAGTACAAGTTAAAAGGTATTTTAATCAATGGTTATGGTGTAACATCTGAGTCACTAACCAACGAAATGTTAGAAAAACTAAAATAA